One part of the Prunus persica cultivar Lovell chromosome G5, Prunus_persica_NCBIv2, whole genome shotgun sequence genome encodes these proteins:
- the LOC18775918 gene encoding indole-3-acetate beta-glucosyltransferase codes for MANEIWIVPFFGQGHLFPLMELCKQLASRNFKAVFVISSNLSSSVPSSLRQFPLVQIVEIPDEIPPTSSSGSSPLPQPSSGPPRPHHDHHNQMGVGLEKLLTTRSDNPDSATPVCAVLDVMVGWNAEIFKKFGIPTVAFFTSGACSAAMEYAMWKAQPLDIKSGETRLLPGLPEEMALTLSDLKQHSREPPPPIHGGSPPPGAGAGFPPPGPPPSGHSDGPPLSLGGNFPPHGLPPPLGPGADFPPPFGGPGQQRRGPPKPGGRPPWVDEADRSIALMINTCDDLECPFIEYLAKQIGKPVWGVGPLLPEQYWKSDGSILRDGKLRTSNRRSNISEDEVIDWLDSKSKGSVLYVSFGSEVGPTVEEFSILAEALEASNRPFIWVVQSGSGRPPGPPHAGSKAEEGYFPHGLEERVGKRGLIIHGWAPQLLILSHPSTGGFLSHCGWNSTVEAIGRGVPFLAWPIRGDQHHDAKLVVSFLKVGYQISDEISEKIKKDDIVKGIEMLMDDEDMKQRAVRLSAKFEHGFPTSSVAALDAFRDFVARKAA; via the coding sequence ATGGCAAATGAGATATGGATCGTTCCATTTTTTGGGCAGGGCCATCTGTTCCCATTAATGGAGCTCTGCAAGCAACTAGCCTCCAGAAACTTCAAAGCCGTTTTCGTCATTTCCTCCAACCTCTCCTCCTCTGTCCCTTCATCTCTCCGCCAATTCCCACTTGTCCAAATCGTTGAAATCCCAGATGAAATCCCACCAACATCGTCGTCTGGTTCCTCTCCGCTGCCTCAGCCCAGCTCTGGCCCTCCCCGCCCCCACCATGATCACCATAATCAGATGGGCGTTGGCCTTGAAAAGCTGCTCACGACCCGATCCGATAATCCGGATTCTGCAACACCCGTTTGTGCTGTCCTTGACGTCATGGTGGGCTGGAATGCCGAgatttttaagaaatttggAATTCCAACTGTGGCCTTCTTCACCTCCGGTGCTTGCTCTGCTGCCATGGAGTATGCCATGTGGAAGGCCCAACCCTTGGATATCAAATCCGGGGAGACCCGTTTGCTCCCCGGGCTACCCGAAGAAATGGCCCTCACGCTATCTGATCTGAAACAACATTCTCGGGAGCCTCCGCCACCCATTCATGGCGGCAGTCCACCACCAGGGGCAGGTGCAGGTTTTCCTCCACCTGGTCCACCTCCTAGTGGGCATAGCGATGGCCCACCACTAAGCTTAGGTGGAAATTTTCCTCCACATGGCCTGCCTCCACCGTTAGGACCAGGTGCAGACTTTCCCCCACCTTTTGGTGGACCTGGGCAGCAAAGAAGGGGCCCACCCAAACCAGGAGGTCGACCTCCTTGGGTAGATGAAGCAGACCGCTCTATTGCCTTGATGATCAACACGTGTGATGATTTGGAGTGCCCTTTTATAGAATACCTAGCCAAACAAATTGGGAAACCGGTTTGGGGAGTGGGCCCGCTTTTGCCTGAACAATACTGGAAATCAGACGGTTCAATTCTCCGCGACGGCAAACTCCGAACCAGTAATCGAAGATCCAACATCAGCGAGGACGAGGTGATTGACTGGTTAGATTCAAAGTCAAAAGGATCAGTACTATATGTGTCATTCGGAAGCGAGGTTGGTCCTACTGTGGAGGAGTTCTCAATACTGGCAGAGGCATTAGAAGCATCAAACCGGCCATTCATATGGGTGGTCCAATCCGGTTCAGGTAGACCGCCGGGTCCGCCCCATGCCGGTTCAAAAGCTGAAGAAGGGTATTTCCCTCATGGATTGGAAGAACGGGTGGGTAAAAGGGGTTTGATAATACATGGATGGGCACCACAGCTGTTGATACTGAGCCACCCATCAACAGGAGGATTTTTATCACACTGTGGATGGAATTCAACTGTGGAAGCAATTGGGCGTGgggtcccatttttggcatgGCCAATCAGAGGCGACCAACACCATGATGCCAAATTGGTGGTGAGTTTTCTGAAAGTGGGGTATCAGATTTCTGATGAAATTTCAGAGAAAATCAAGAAGGATGATATAGTGAAGGGAATTGAGATGCTGATGGATGATGAAGACATGAAACAACGAGCTGTTAGGCTTAGTGCCAAGTTTGAGCATGGCTTTCCAACAAGTTCGGTTGCTGCATTAGATGCTTTTAGGGATTTTGTTGCTCGAAAAGCAGCTTAA